The Actinomycetota bacterium genome has a segment encoding these proteins:
- a CDS encoding SDR family oxidoreductase, translating to MQGRTALVTGAAMGIGRAAAEALHRQGARIALVDRADAEPIGDSVSLLADVSDPEEVERAVGEAVEALGRLDAVVCAAGIQRYGSVVDTPIDVWDEVIGVNLRQMFLVGKHAVPHIEASGGGAIVNVASVQALAAQRGVAAYSASKGGVVALTRAMAVDHAPAVRVNCVCPGSVDTPMLRSAAELFSEGKDPDEVVGAWGQMHPMGRVARPEEVGEAIAYLAGPRASFVTGAALLVDGGLLSVIGGT from the coding sequence ATGCAGGGCAGGACGGCGCTCGTCACGGGGGCCGCCATGGGCATCGGCCGCGCGGCCGCCGAGGCCCTGCACCGACAGGGAGCCCGGATCGCGCTCGTCGACCGGGCCGACGCGGAGCCCATCGGCGACTCGGTCTCGCTGCTCGCCGACGTCTCGGACCCCGAGGAGGTCGAGCGCGCGGTGGGCGAAGCCGTGGAGGCGCTCGGACGGCTCGACGCGGTGGTCTGCGCGGCCGGGATCCAGCGCTACGGATCGGTCGTCGACACCCCCATCGACGTGTGGGACGAGGTCATCGGCGTCAACCTCAGGCAGATGTTCCTCGTCGGCAAGCACGCCGTTCCGCATATCGAGGCGTCCGGGGGCGGGGCGATCGTCAACGTGGCGTCGGTCCAGGCGCTGGCCGCCCAGCGGGGCGTGGCCGCCTACTCGGCGTCGAAGGGCGGCGTGGTCGCGCTCACGCGGGCGATGGCGGTGGATCATGCGCCGGCCGTCCGGGTGAACTGCGTCTGTCCGGGGTCGGTCGACACCCCGATGCTGCGCAGCGCCGCCGAGCTCTTCTCAGAGGGGAAGGACCCCGACGAGGTGGTGGGAGCCTGGGGGCAGATGCACCCGATGGGACGGGTGGCCCGTCCGGAGGAGGTCGGGGAGGCGATCGCGTACCTGGCCGGACCCCGGGCCTCCTTCGTCACCGGCGCCGCGCTGCTCGTGGACGGGGGGCTCCTCTCGGTGATCGGCGGCACATGA
- a CDS encoding SMP-30/gluconolactonase/LRE family protein, whose amino-acid sequence MPSNGFRVLVEGLDHPEGVAVGPDGTLYAGGEAGQVYRIEETGPVEVANTGGFLLGMAADGDGRLYACDVARREVLRVDPLSGSTEVYASGTPERPMVNPNWPVFDDDGNLYVTDSGTWKGDDGCIFRVSPAGEAEVWSTASTAFPNGACLTANGGHLLVLESVPGALVRIPVADPSAREVIVELPDAVPDGICLDTDGTAYVFCYRPDRVYRIADGTLEVFADDPQGTLLAAPTNGVFVGTDRTTLVCGNLGRWHLSACEVDTPGLPLRYPSPSGSPK is encoded by the coding sequence ATGCCATCGAACGGCTTCCGAGTGCTGGTCGAGGGCCTCGACCACCCTGAGGGGGTGGCGGTGGGCCCCGACGGGACCCTGTACGCGGGCGGGGAGGCGGGCCAGGTCTACCGCATCGAGGAGACCGGTCCGGTGGAGGTGGCGAACACCGGCGGCTTCCTGCTCGGGATGGCGGCGGACGGAGACGGACGCCTCTACGCATGCGACGTGGCCCGGCGCGAGGTCCTGCGGGTCGACCCGCTCTCGGGATCGACCGAGGTCTACGCCTCCGGGACGCCGGAGCGCCCGATGGTGAACCCGAACTGGCCGGTGTTCGACGACGACGGGAACCTCTACGTCACCGACTCCGGGACGTGGAAGGGCGACGACGGCTGCATCTTCCGGGTCTCCCCGGCGGGTGAGGCCGAGGTGTGGAGCACGGCCTCGACCGCGTTCCCCAACGGAGCCTGTCTCACCGCCAACGGCGGACACCTGCTCGTGCTCGAGTCGGTGCCGGGGGCGCTCGTGCGCATACCGGTCGCCGATCCGAGCGCGCGCGAGGTGATCGTGGAGCTCCCGGACGCGGTCCCGGACGGCATCTGCCTCGACACCGACGGCACCGCCTACGTCTTCTGCTACCGCCCGGACCGCGTCTACCGGATCGCCGACGGCACCCTCGAGGTGTTCGCGGACGACCCGCAGGGGACCCTCCTCGCCGCCCCCACCAACGGGGTCTTCGTCGGGACCGATCGCACCACGCTCGTCTGCGGCAACCTGGGGCGCTGGCACCTGTCCGCGTGCGAGGTCGACACCCCCGGGCTCCCGCTGCGCTACCCGAGCCCGTCCGGGAGCCCGAAGTGA
- a CDS encoding DUF4432 family protein, producing MSMRRYGPEHTHGARADASWTYRGVETAVIENEHLRAVVLSGKGADISSLVHKPTDTELLWRTPWGVRHPATFGAPGDPWLDHYEGGWQTVVPNGGAASTYRGAELGQHGEANLLPWDAAVTSDGPEQASVRFHVRLARTPIEVTKEISVSSGRPELVVDERVVNVGAEDLEIMYGHHIVFGPPFLDEGCLVDLPGGRVSVHDEVWPTSRLAPGATGDWPVVGDVDLSRVPGPDARSHDLAYVTGLPEGRYTVTNPGRGVTVTVRFDERLFRHLWVWQSYGGGHGYPWWGRTYNLGLEPFTSYPNRGLAEAVANGTALLVPAGGAIETRLTVEVSA from the coding sequence ATGAGCATGCGCAGATACGGTCCGGAGCACACGCACGGCGCGCGAGCCGACGCCTCCTGGACGTACCGCGGGGTCGAGACCGCCGTCATCGAGAACGAGCACCTGCGCGCGGTCGTGCTCTCGGGGAAGGGCGCGGACATCTCGAGCCTCGTGCACAAGCCGACGGATACCGAGCTGTTGTGGCGGACCCCCTGGGGGGTGCGACACCCAGCGACCTTCGGCGCCCCGGGGGACCCCTGGCTCGACCATTACGAGGGCGGCTGGCAGACCGTGGTCCCCAACGGCGGTGCCGCGTCCACCTACCGGGGAGCCGAGCTCGGACAGCACGGCGAGGCCAACCTGCTCCCGTGGGACGCCGCGGTGACGTCCGACGGGCCCGAGCAGGCGTCGGTGCGCTTCCACGTCCGGCTGGCCCGGACCCCGATCGAGGTTACGAAGGAGATCTCGGTCTCCTCCGGACGCCCGGAGCTGGTCGTCGACGAGCGCGTCGTGAACGTGGGAGCCGAGGACCTCGAGATCATGTACGGACACCACATCGTCTTCGGTCCGCCGTTCCTCGACGAGGGGTGCCTCGTCGACCTCCCGGGCGGACGGGTGAGCGTGCACGACGAGGTCTGGCCTACCAGCAGGCTCGCCCCGGGCGCGACCGGAGACTGGCCCGTCGTCGGAGACGTCGACCTGTCGCGCGTCCCCGGCCCGGACGCCCGCTCCCACGACCTCGCCTACGTCACCGGGCTCCCCGAGGGTCGCTACACGGTCACGAACCCGGGCCGCGGCGTGACGGTCACCGTCCGCTTCGACGAGCGGTTGTTCCGCCACCTGTGGGTGTGGCAGAGCTACGGGGGCGGACACGGCTACCCCTGGTGGGGCCGGACCTACAACCTGGGGCTGGAACCGTTCACGAGCTACCCGAACCGG